From Micromonospora rifamycinica, a single genomic window includes:
- a CDS encoding DUF6204 family protein codes for MAEKTYQVIVRGRFAPLDDVQRAALLARADEHDVFQAKFTEEGTVTYERSLLGFTFRCLVPATREEAESVVIGRAEALAATAVAELGAGHRDLTSVSTDLDDIKIRHRARS; via the coding sequence ATGGCCGAAAAGACCTATCAGGTCATCGTGCGCGGCAGGTTCGCGCCGCTCGATGACGTGCAGCGTGCCGCGCTGCTCGCCAGGGCGGACGAGCACGATGTTTTCCAGGCGAAGTTCACCGAAGAAGGCACCGTGACCTATGAGCGCTCCCTGCTCGGGTTCACCTTCCGCTGCCTGGTCCCGGCCACTCGGGAGGAGGCGGAATCGGTGGTGATCGGTAGGGCGGAAGCGCTGGCCGCCACCGCCGTCGCGGAGCTCGGTGCCGGCCACCGGGACCTCACGTCGGTCTCCACCGACCTCGACGACATCAAGATCCGCCACCGTGCACGCTCGTAA